The following proteins are co-located in the Bacteroidales bacterium genome:
- a CDS encoding ABC transporter ATP-binding protein gives MKNIMRIFRYVKSYWGSASLNITFNILSVLFSLVSLAMVIPILRLLFGIQKLVLIKPEFHFSTDGIINTFNYYVSQIIVNYGKEQALIFICILVIILFFLKNLFRYMGMYYLATVRNGVVKDLRNDLYQKVLILPLSYYSEQKKGDIIARMTSDVQEVEWSIMSSLEMIFRDPLNIVVFLVTLMIMSPQLTIFVLILLPLTAFLISKIGKSLKRSSDKVQNKMGIILSVIEETLSGLRIIKAFNAIDYSGKKFKKMNDGYTKIMTRVYRKRDLANPLSEFLGVLVGVIIIWFGGKFVLSNNSSVSPEVFIAYVIIFSQIIPPVKSFVTAFYNIQKGAASADRIKQVLDAEEVIEEKSNAKKVKEFQKNISYNNVSFTYEKEEVLTNVNLVIEKGKTIALVGPSGGGKSTMVDLLPRFYDCTKGEICIDGVPIKDYVISDLRGLMGIVTQESILFNDTVFNNIAFGLENVDKEKVIEAARIANAHEFIMELENGYETNIGDRGIKLSGGQRQRLSIARAVLKNPPILILDEATSSLDTESERLVQEALEKLMKNRTSVVIAHRLSTIQHADEIIVLQKGEIVERGKHADLLEINGIYKKLCDLQSFN, from the coding sequence ATGAAAAATATCATGCGCATATTTCGTTATGTAAAGTCTTACTGGGGTTCGGCTTCATTGAATATTACTTTTAATATTTTGTCCGTTTTATTTTCGTTGGTTTCATTGGCAATGGTAATCCCTATTCTGCGTTTGCTTTTTGGAATACAGAAATTGGTTTTAATAAAACCCGAATTTCATTTCAGCACTGATGGTATCATAAATACATTTAATTATTATGTTAGCCAGATTATTGTTAATTATGGAAAAGAACAGGCATTGATATTTATTTGTATCCTGGTAATCATTTTATTTTTTCTTAAAAATTTATTTCGCTACATGGGTATGTACTACCTGGCAACAGTACGAAACGGAGTAGTGAAAGATTTGCGTAACGACCTTTACCAGAAAGTTCTTATTCTTCCACTATCATATTATTCCGAACAAAAAAAAGGTGATATTATAGCCCGCATGACCAGCGATGTTCAGGAAGTGGAATGGTCGATCATGAGTTCACTCGAAATGATTTTTCGTGACCCTTTAAACATTGTGGTTTTTTTGGTAACGCTGATGATAATGAGTCCGCAGCTTACGATATTTGTTTTGATCCTTTTGCCTTTAACAGCTTTTTTGATAAGCAAAATTGGAAAAAGTTTAAAAAGAAGTTCTGATAAAGTTCAGAATAAAATGGGAATTATTTTATCGGTAATTGAAGAAACTCTTTCGGGGCTTAGAATTATCAAGGCTTTCAATGCTATTGATTATTCAGGAAAAAAATTCAAAAAAATGAATGATGGCTACACCAAAATAATGACAAGGGTTTATAGGAAACGCGATCTTGCAAATCCGTTGAGTGAATTTTTAGGAGTATTGGTAGGAGTAATTATAATTTGGTTCGGAGGAAAATTTGTTCTTAGCAACAACAGCAGCGTATCTCCCGAAGTTTTTATTGCGTATGTAATTATTTTTTCACAGATAATTCCACCGGTGAAATCGTTTGTTACAGCATTTTATAATATTCAGAAAGGTGCAGCCAGTGCCGATCGTATTAAACAGGTTTTAGATGCAGAAGAGGTTATTGAAGAAAAATCCAATGCAAAAAAAGTAAAAGAATTTCAGAAAAATATTTCATACAATAATGTTTCATTCACTTACGAAAAAGAAGAAGTGCTAACGAATGTAAACCTTGTTATTGAAAAAGGAAAAACCATTGCACTTGTAGGACCCAGTGGTGGCGGCAAATCCACGATGGTTGATTTATTACCGCGTTTTTACGATTGTACAAAAGGTGAAATATGCATTGACGGTGTTCCGATAAAAGATTATGTGATTTCTGATTTGCGAGGATTGATGGGAATTGTAACGCAGGAGTCGATTTTATTTAATGATACGGTTTTCAATAATATTGCATTTGGGCTCGAAAATGTTGATAAGGAAAAAGTGATCGAAGCGGCTCGGATTGCTAATGCGCATGAGTTCATCATGGAACTGGAAAACGGTTATGAAACAAATATAGGAGATCGCGGTATTAAGCTTTCGGGAGGACAACGACAACGATTAAGCATTGCACGGGCAGTTTTGAAAAATCCCCCGATTTTAATTCTTGATGAAGCAACATCTTCACTCGATACCGAGTCGGAACGATTGGTGCAAGAGGCTTTGGAAAAATTAATGAAAAACCGGACATCAGTTGTAATCGCACATCGTTTGTCAACCATACAACATGCCGATGAAATAATTGTTTTACAAAAAGGAGAAATTGTTGAACGTGGCAAACATGCAGATTTGCTTGAGATAAACGGGATTTATAAAAAACTTTGCGATTTACAATCATTCAATTAA
- a CDS encoding two-component regulator propeller domain-containing protein codes for MKSPDSHLSRLFKKFSFLFYLFVFSVPVFSQQYNFKNYTVKDGLPSNEVYQVIQDSKGYMWFATDYGVSCFDGYKFKNFNTKDGLPDNTIFEIYEDYKGRIWFISRSAKLSYFYNDSIHLYWNNDKFLKYIGDVPNIINKTFSVDEQDNVCIGIYTKGIFKISKTGRVYRKNSYNLNIYTYVFNIEKNIVYLDYPDTTKSYKYDKGIVAFIKENNKFYKIKLDEKNVLVNVMPILCIRGNTGNIYFSINSIIHCMNKIPEYIYYTFQNNKIISLYIDIENNLWVGTQFGGFYSFKDGDITKEPELHLLKDKAGTSILRDKEGGYWVTTIYDGIYYFPSIKYKTYNSTNGLAEDAQNILETDGKSIYSATLLSPYINKIAERKIKKINFFNDSNKSITSIFYDTANKTLWIGTRKYLYLLKDKKIKEFNRYFYMPGHYFPGCSFVSGEINEIAQTKNKKIWYGTINGLCNVNKDTVYTYKPPKSFLRTYSLLEDKENTFWIGSNDGLYKFENGNYKYYGNKNPLLKNRITSIKRIDIDSCILIATKGAGILVMKGNNVLQISEKDGLLSNHIKHLFIDKNVIWASSNNGLNKITISNKNTFSFKIENFTQEDGLISSEINSVLVLRDSVYVATKNGLCIFNKNEVHTNTTPPPVYITGIKIMNDDTLVQSTYTLPYDKNFIEINFVGLTYRTAGNVVYKYRLSGANEEWVYTKTPTIFYPMLPDGKYKFEVYAMNKDGVYSTNPATVEFIIRPPFWKTWWFIGLCVLFIAVVIRMIFYFRVKAIKKTNELKMQLNKYMQQALSQQMNPHFIFNSLNSIQYYILKNDKTTSNRYLAKFSRLMRMILNNSQHQQITIQEELEALSIYIELESLRFKDKFEYTIIVDEKLDTSIYKIPPLLLQPYIENAIWHGLMHKEEGQGVLTIELKMKENIILCTITDNGVGRDKAAEIKSKKTHTYASHGTKITGNRLKLISTLNNIQMQINYIDLKDDKGKVTGTKVEITIPLIK; via the coding sequence TTGAAATCGCCAGATTCTCATCTATCAAGACTTTTCAAAAAGTTTTCGTTTTTATTTTATCTCTTTGTTTTTTCCGTTCCAGTTTTTTCACAGCAATATAATTTTAAAAATTATACTGTAAAAGATGGCCTTCCCAGCAACGAGGTTTACCAGGTTATCCAGGATTCCAAAGGCTACATGTGGTTTGCTACCGATTATGGTGTAAGTTGTTTCGATGGGTATAAATTTAAAAACTTTAATACAAAAGATGGCTTGCCTGATAATACTATTTTTGAAATTTATGAAGATTACAAAGGTCGCATTTGGTTTATATCACGTTCAGCTAAGCTTTCTTATTTTTATAATGATAGCATTCATTTGTATTGGAATAATGATAAGTTTTTAAAGTATATTGGAGATGTGCCTAATATTATAAATAAAACATTTAGTGTTGATGAACAGGATAATGTTTGTATTGGAATATATACAAAGGGCATTTTTAAAATAAGTAAGACAGGAAGGGTATATAGAAAAAATTCATACAATTTGAATATTTATACTTATGTTTTTAATATTGAAAAAAATATAGTCTATTTAGATTATCCCGATACTACAAAATCTTATAAATATGATAAAGGAATTGTTGCTTTTATAAAAGAAAACAATAAATTTTATAAAATCAAATTAGATGAAAAAAATGTGTTAGTAAATGTGATGCCAATCTTATGTATTAGAGGAAATACAGGAAATATATACTTTTCAATTAATAGTATAATACATTGTATGAACAAAATTCCCGAATATATATATTATACTTTTCAAAACAACAAAATAATTTCTCTATATATTGATATAGAGAACAATTTATGGGTTGGTACCCAATTTGGAGGTTTTTATTCTTTTAAAGATGGTGATATAACTAAAGAACCAGAATTACACTTGTTAAAAGATAAAGCAGGGACAAGCATATTACGTGATAAAGAAGGAGGTTATTGGGTTACTACAATTTATGATGGTATTTACTATTTCCCTTCTATAAAGTATAAAACTTATAATTCAACAAATGGTTTAGCCGAAGATGCGCAAAATATTTTAGAAACTGATGGCAAATCTATTTATAGCGCCACATTATTAAGTCCATATATAAATAAAATTGCAGAAAGGAAAATAAAAAAGATTAATTTTTTTAATGACTCCAATAAATCAATAACATCAATATTTTATGATACAGCAAATAAAACATTATGGATAGGAACGAGAAAATATTTATACCTGTTAAAAGATAAAAAAATTAAAGAATTTAATAGATATTTCTATATGCCTGGTCATTATTTTCCCGGATGTTCTTTTGTTAGTGGAGAGATAAATGAAATTGCACAAACAAAAAACAAGAAAATATGGTATGGTACAATAAATGGATTATGTAATGTAAATAAAGATACAGTATATACATATAAACCCCCAAAATCATTTTTACGCACCTATAGTTTACTTGAAGATAAAGAAAATACCTTTTGGATTGGAAGCAATGATGGGTTATACAAATTTGAAAATGGGAATTATAAATATTACGGAAATAAAAATCCACTACTAAAAAATAGAATCACATCAATAAAAAGAATTGATATAGATAGTTGTATATTGATTGCTACCAAGGGAGCAGGAATATTGGTAATGAAAGGTAATAATGTATTACAAATAAGTGAAAAAGATGGGCTCCTCAGTAATCATATCAAACATTTATTTATTGATAAAAATGTGATTTGGGCGTCAAGTAATAATGGATTAAATAAAATAACGATATCTAATAAAAATACTTTTTCATTTAAAATAGAAAACTTTACACAAGAAGATGGCTTGATCTCCAGCGAAATCAATAGTGTATTGGTATTGCGAGATTCAGTATATGTAGCAACAAAAAACGGGTTGTGTATATTTAATAAAAACGAAGTTCACACCAATACCACACCACCACCTGTTTATATAACAGGTATAAAAATAATGAACGATGATACACTAGTTCAATCGACATATACGTTACCATATGATAAGAATTTCATAGAAATCAATTTTGTAGGTTTGACATATAGAACAGCAGGAAATGTAGTATATAAATATAGATTATCAGGAGCCAATGAAGAATGGGTGTATACTAAAACCCCAACAATTTTTTATCCTATGTTGCCTGATGGTAAATATAAATTTGAAGTTTATGCCATGAATAAAGATGGAGTTTATAGCACTAACCCCGCCACAGTAGAATTTATAATACGTCCACCTTTTTGGAAAACCTGGTGGTTCATAGGTTTATGCGTTTTATTTATTGCTGTTGTTATACGTATGATTTTTTATTTCAGGGTAAAAGCTATAAAAAAGACCAATGAATTGAAAATGCAATTGAATAAATACATGCAACAGGCTTTGAGCCAGCAGATGAACCCGCATTTTATTTTTAATTCATTAAACTCAATTCAATACTACATTTTAAAAAATGATAAGACTACTTCAAATAGATACCTTGCAAAATTTTCACGATTAATGCGAATGATATTAAATAATTCGCAACATCAACAAATCACTATACAGGAAGAACTGGAAGCATTAAGTATTTACATTGAATTGGAGTCATTAAGGTTTAAGGACAAATTTGAATATACGATCATAGTGGATGAAAAACTGGATACCAGCATATATAAAATTCCACCATTACTTTTACAACCTTATATTGAAAATGCGATATGGCATGGGTTGATGCATAAAGAAGAAGGGCAAGGGGTATTAACGATAGAATTAAAGATGAAGGAAAATATAATATTGTGTACCATAACAGATAATGGAGTAGGTAGGGATAAAGCAGCGGAAATAAAAAGTAAAAAAACCCACACATATGCGTCTCACGGAACAAAAATTACAGGCAACAGGTTAAAATTGATAAGTACCTTAAACAATATTCAGATGCAAATAAATTACATAGATTTAAAAGATGATAAGGGAAAAGTCACTGGAACAAAAGTGGAAATTACGATTCCTTTGATAAAATAA